The DNA region AGAGCGTCGCGGGTGCTGCTCGCAGGCCACACCGACACGGTGCCCGCCGCCGACAACCTGCCCAGCCGGCTCGTCGACGGTGTGCTGCACGGCTGCGGAGCCTCGGATATGAAGTCGGGGGACGCGGTGTTCCTGCATCTGGCCGCCACCGTCGCCGACCCCGCCCACGACATCACGCTGGTGATGTACGACTGCGAGGAGATCGAGGCATCGGCCAACGGGCTCGGCCGCATCGAGCGGGAGATGCCCGAGTGGCTCGATGCCGACGTCGCGATCCTCGGGGAGCCGTCGGGCGGCTTCATCGAGGCCGGGTGCCAGGGCACCCTGCGGGTGGTGCTCAGCGCCGCGGGAACACGCGCTCACTCGGCGCGATCCTGGTTGGGAGACAACGCCATCCACAAGCTGGGTGAGGTGCTCGCCAGGCTCGCGGAGTACCGGCCGCGCAGTGTGGACATCGATGGGTGCGAGTACCGCGAGGGACTTTCGGCGGTACGCATCGACGGTGGGATCGCCGGAAACGTCATCCCGGACGCAGCGACGCTGACGGTCAACTTCCGGTTCGCGCCGGATCGCACCGTGGAACAGGCCTACACGCACGTGCGCGAGGTCTTCGACGGACTCGATGTCGGTATGGAGCTCACGGACTCGGCGGCCGGTGCACTACCCGGGCTCGCCCGACCGGCCGCGGCCGCCCTGGTCGAGGCTGCGGGTGGGCAGGTCCGCGCGAAGTACGGCTGGACCGATGTCGCCCGGTTCGCGGCGTTGGGCATTCCCGCCGTCAACTACGGCCCCGGTGACCCCAACCTCGCGCACCGCGCCGACGAGCGGGTCGACGCGGAGCAGATCACCGCGACCACCGACACGTTGCGCCGCTACTTAATCGGTTGACGTCGCCGCTAGCCTGGAAACCATGCTGGGAGCAGACGACATCTCCGGATAGCTCCGGAGACCTCACCGTCCACCTCTGATCTTCGGGCGTTCTGCTGCCCGCTTCTCGAGAGATCCCGCATGTCTTCCTCCGTGACTTTTTCCGGTGTGTCCTTTTCCTGGCCCGACGACACGCCGCTGTTCACCGACCTGTCGTTCACGGTCGGACCCGGCCGAACCGGGCTGGTCGCCCCCAACGGTTCAGGCAAGAGCGCGCTGCTGCGCTTGATCTCCGGTGACCTGCGGCCCACCTCCGGGTCGGTGACCGTCGACGGCGCGATCGGTTACCTGCCCCAGACGCTGCCGCTGCTCGACGACCGCACCGTCGCCGGACTGCTCGGGGTCGCGGCCACGATCGAGGCGCTGGAGGCGTTGGCCGCGGGCGATTCCGGCGAGTCCGTGTTCGCCGCCATCGGCGAGGACTGGGACATCGAGGAACGCGCCCGCGCTCAACTCGATCGTCTCGGACTCGGGCACGTCGCGCTCGACCGGTCGCTGCGCACGCTGTCGGGGGGCGAGGTGGTCACCCTCGGGGTGGCCCGGGAACTGTTGCGGCGCCCCGATGTGCTGCTGCTCGACGAGCCGACCAACAACCTCGACTCCGATGCCCGGGCGCGGCTCTACGGCGCGCTCGACGACTTCACCGGTTGCCTGCTGCTGGTCAGCCACGATCGGGTGCTGCTGGACCGAATGGACCGGATCGCCGAGCTGTACCGCGGCGAGATCGTCTTCTATGGGGGCGATTTCACCGCCTACCAGGCCGCGGTGGAGCAGACCCGGCAGGCAGCCGAGACTGCGGTGCGCAGCGCCGAGCAACACCTCAAACGCGAGAAACGCCAGCGGCAACAGTCCAGGGAGCGGACGGCCCGACGGGCGGGCACCGCCAAGCGCACCCTCAAGGATGCCGGGCTGCCGAAGATCGTGGCCGGCGCGATGAAGCGACGAGCCCAGGAAACCGCAGGACGTACCGACGACGTCCACGCCAAGCGGATCGACGGCGCGAAGGCCCGACTCGAGGGGGCTGAGCAGATGCTTCGCGACGATGCCGTCCTTGTTCTCGACGTGCCCGACAGTGCGACACCTGCAGGCCGAACGGTGTTGGAGGTCAACGGGTTATGCGTCCGGCGAGGCGGCCGGGCGGTGGTGCGGGAGGCGAACCTCGCGGTCCGCGGCCCGGAACGGATCGCACTGACCGGAGCCAACGGAGCAGGCAAGACGACGCTGCTGCGGACCCTGCTGGGGGAGATCGCCCCCGACGAGGGCACGGTCCACGTGGCCGACGGGCGGGTGGCGTACCTGTCGCAACGCCTCGATCTTCTCGACGACGACAGGACGCTCGCCGAGAATCTCGCGGACTTCGCACCGAGCCTGTCCGCGACGCGGCGCAGACACCTGTTGGCGCAGTTCCTGTTCGGTGATGACGACGTCGACAGGGTCGTGTCGGCCCTCTCCGGAGGTGAACGGCTCCGCGCAACCCTGGCATGTGTGCTCTTCGCCGAACCGGCGCCACACCTGCTGCTGCTCGACGAGCCGACCAACAACCTCGACCTCGGCAGCGTCTCCCAGTTGGAGAACGCGCTGGCCTCCTACCGGGGAGCGTTCGTCGTGGTCAGCCACGACAACTCGTTCCTGGACGCGATCGGCGTGGAACGTGTGCTGAACCTCGTGGACGGCAGGCTGGTGGAGGGCTAGTCGACGGCCGCCAGCGCGGCACGGCCGAAGTGGCAGTCGACCTGCCCGCACAGCCGGGCCAGGGTGTCGACTCCCCGCGGATCGCCGAGGCGGACCGCGTCGGCCGCCGCCCGCAGCGCCACCGCGTTCTGGGTGCCACGCTCGGCGGCCTTGACCGCGTCGCGGGCTGCGGCGGCGGCGCCGTGCGTGTCGGCTCGTGATGCCATCGTCCACGCCTTGGCCAGGATCAGCTCCGGGGCGAACAGCATCGATTTCAGTCCATGCCGGGATTCCGCGCGGCCCAATGCTTTTGCCGCCTCGACCGGTTCATCGAGCCGGCCCAGCGCCTGCGCCAGCAGCATCCACGCCAGCGGCCCCCAGGAGTATCCCGTCGGAGCGAGAGTGTGCGCGGCGCCCCGCAATAGCGTCACGGCGCCGTGCACATCGCCGGTGTTGATCAACACGTCCGCGACGAGCACTTCACCGATGGAGCGTCCCGGCTGCTGCCGCTGCGAAAAATCGGTGAGCCGTTGCGCCAACTCCAGCGCCCGCTCCGGTTGGCCCGTCATCAGCAGTGCGGTCGTCTGGCCGAATCCGCTGGTGAAACGGAGCAACCCGGGGTGCCCGGCGGAGAGCGCCTGCTCGGCGAGCGTGTCCACCTCGTCGAAGCGGCCCATCCGCGCCGAACTCAGCGCCGCCGCCGATGCCGCCCACCCGATCGCGGTGTCGTCGGCCGTCGGCGATGCGAGCACCTCGTCGGCGATCTCCCTTGCGCGGCTGAGGTTTCCGGCGTTCATCGTGAACGTCGCCGACAGGGCGTCCAGCGTCGTCAGTGCTGCGGGAGAGGACACCTTCGCGCGGGTGGCCCGCAGAAAGGCCGTCGCACGCTCCGGCTCGGACAACATCCAGAACTGGTTGGCTGCGGTTGGCAGTGTCCACGCCATCAGTTCGTCTTCGGTCAGCGTCACGGGGTCGATCTCGGCGAGCACCGCGTCGGCCTCTCGGCCGCGCCCCTGCCACGCGAGCGCATATCCGACGGTCAGGCGGGTGGCCAGATCCGGTTCCCGCGCCAGTGCGGCCTGCCCGAGACGCTCGCTGAGCTCCAGATCGCCCAACCGCAACGCCTCCGCAGCGGCGGCGCGAACAGCCGCGACCGACTCCGGGCGATCACTGCCGATCGCCAGCACCGCCAGCCGCAGCCGCCCCACGACACCGCCACGGCCTGAGGCCGAGAGTTGTTCGACCAGCGCGCTGCGCAACCGGCGCAGGTCGGGTCCGCCCAGTGCCCCGCGGACCGCGTCGACGTACAGCGGATGAGCGGGACGCAGCGTGTTGTCCTCGGCGACGACCGCCCCGCAGTGCAACGCCTCGTCGACCGCGTCTGCCCCGGCCAGCGCCGAGGCATCGGACAGCGGCAACGGGTCAGCGACAGCGAGGAATTCCAGGACGCGGTGCGCAGGGGCGGGCAGTGCCTCGACGAAGTCGGCCACCTGCGCCATCAGCCGACCGTCCTCGTGACCGGGCGGGTCGAGGTCGATCCGCGTCACCACTGCGTCCTGCCACAGCGCGGCGATCTCCGGGGGCACCGGATTGCGGGCCACGGTGGCGGTGACCAGCAGCCGGACCCGGCGGCCGACGGCAAGCTGGTACACGAGCGCGGCAGACAGCGGATCAAGCAGGTGCGCGTCGTCGACGATCAGTAGTCGACCGTCACCGAGGGTCTCCCGCGCGGTCTGCAACACCTCGGCGGTCTTACCGCTCTCGGGCACGTCGAGCAACGGTTCGAAGGCGGCGAACGGGATCACCGCCGCCGACGCCGTCGCTCGCACCCAGTCGACCCGCGGGAAGTCCGGGGCCAGACGCCCGGCCGCGTCCCGTGCCAGGGACGTCTTACCGACACCGGCAGAGCCGATCAGCACCGCGCCGACGCCGGTGCGCACCCCCGACTCGAGCTGGTCGAGTGCGGGTCCGCGGGGCGCGGTCACCCAGTTGACAGGCACAGGCACCGGCCAAGCCTAGGGGGCCTATGGCTACCTTTGAGCCGTGTCCCGAGAACCCGATCATGAATGGGCTGTCTGCGTCTACTGCGCCTCAGGCCCGACGCACCCCGAGCTACTCGACCTCGCCGACCGGATCGGACGCGGCATCGCCGACAGGGGGTGGACGCTGGTCTCCGGTGGCGGCAACGTCTCGGCGATGGGTGCCCTGGCGTCGGCCGCGAGGGCCGGTGGGGGACACACCGTCGGGGTGATCCCCAAGGCCCTGGTCCAT from Mycobacterium sp. DL includes:
- the dapE gene encoding succinyl-diaminopimelate desuccinylase yields the protein MLDLRRDPVALTAALVDIPSESRHETRIADEIEAALREQTTGFEVVRNGDAVLARTNLGRASRVLLAGHTDTVPAADNLPSRLVDGVLHGCGASDMKSGDAVFLHLAATVADPAHDITLVMYDCEEIEASANGLGRIEREMPEWLDADVAILGEPSGGFIEAGCQGTLRVVLSAAGTRAHSARSWLGDNAIHKLGEVLARLAEYRPRSVDIDGCEYREGLSAVRIDGGIAGNVIPDAATLTVNFRFAPDRTVEQAYTHVREVFDGLDVGMELTDSAAGALPGLARPAAAALVEAAGGQVRAKYGWTDVARFAALGIPAVNYGPGDPNLAHRADERVDAEQITATTDTLRRYLIG
- a CDS encoding ABC-F family ATP-binding cassette domain-containing protein codes for the protein MSSSVTFSGVSFSWPDDTPLFTDLSFTVGPGRTGLVAPNGSGKSALLRLISGDLRPTSGSVTVDGAIGYLPQTLPLLDDRTVAGLLGVAATIEALEALAAGDSGESVFAAIGEDWDIEERARAQLDRLGLGHVALDRSLRTLSGGEVVTLGVARELLRRPDVLLLDEPTNNLDSDARARLYGALDDFTGCLLLVSHDRVLLDRMDRIAELYRGEIVFYGGDFTAYQAAVEQTRQAAETAVRSAEQHLKREKRQRQQSRERTARRAGTAKRTLKDAGLPKIVAGAMKRRAQETAGRTDDVHAKRIDGAKARLEGAEQMLRDDAVLVLDVPDSATPAGRTVLEVNGLCVRRGGRAVVREANLAVRGPERIALTGANGAGKTTLLRTLLGEIAPDEGTVHVADGRVAYLSQRLDLLDDDRTLAENLADFAPSLSATRRRHLLAQFLFGDDDVDRVVSALSGGERLRATLACVLFAEPAPHLLLLDEPTNNLDLGSVSQLENALASYRGAFVVVSHDNSFLDAIGVERVLNLVDGRLVEG
- a CDS encoding AAA family ATPase encodes the protein MPVNWVTAPRGPALDQLESGVRTGVGAVLIGSAGVGKTSLARDAAGRLAPDFPRVDWVRATASAAVIPFAAFEPLLDVPESGKTAEVLQTARETLGDGRLLIVDDAHLLDPLSAALVYQLAVGRRVRLLVTATVARNPVPPEIAALWQDAVVTRIDLDPPGHEDGRLMAQVADFVEALPAPAHRVLEFLAVADPLPLSDASALAGADAVDEALHCGAVVAEDNTLRPAHPLYVDAVRGALGGPDLRRLRSALVEQLSASGRGGVVGRLRLAVLAIGSDRPESVAAVRAAAAEALRLGDLELSERLGQAALAREPDLATRLTVGYALAWQGRGREADAVLAEIDPVTLTEDELMAWTLPTAANQFWMLSEPERATAFLRATRAKVSSPAALTTLDALSATFTMNAGNLSRAREIADEVLASPTADDTAIGWAASAAALSSARMGRFDEVDTLAEQALSAGHPGLLRFTSGFGQTTALLMTGQPERALELAQRLTDFSQRQQPGRSIGEVLVADVLINTGDVHGAVTLLRGAAHTLAPTGYSWGPLAWMLLAQALGRLDEPVEAAKALGRAESRHGLKSMLFAPELILAKAWTMASRADTHGAAAAARDAVKAAERGTQNAVALRAAADAVRLGDPRGVDTLARLCGQVDCHFGRAALAAVD